A genomic window from Micromonospora violae includes:
- a CDS encoding helix-turn-helix domain-containing protein: MVRKPDTIGARIRYWRMRRGGMTQAVLAGLAGVTQSYISQVESGRKTIDRRSTLVALAAALQVTVADLLGQGTESGDPARESAAECVPAIWSALIEIEDGERRPSTYTSDRLTAEISRAEQLRTSCNYPAMARLLPILLIEAAAVGGTVLVQVAYQAATCLRNLGYRHLALNAARLSGTVAEHAEDPAWIAASRFAYAQSLPIESATVAARAADRSLADLQADAADERVRQMLGQLHLSAALTSAVSGRLDVTRDHLAEAAREAATLGDPVDGAGFNGCGFGPTNVGLWEMSIAAEQGESGRVIELSRRVRPQVLAASIRQQSYWLDLGRAMADGGRRDAEALAAFVQAERAAPIPFAINPLARDAVVTLAQRVQRRAIPDELRLLAGRIGINLAA; the protein is encoded by the coding sequence ATGGTGAGGAAGCCGGACACCATCGGTGCCAGGATCCGGTACTGGCGGATGCGTCGGGGCGGCATGACGCAGGCCGTCCTCGCCGGGCTCGCCGGTGTCACCCAGTCCTACATCTCGCAGGTCGAGTCGGGTCGAAAGACCATCGACCGCCGTTCGACTCTGGTCGCTCTTGCCGCCGCACTCCAGGTCACGGTGGCAGACCTGCTCGGCCAGGGTACCGAGTCCGGCGATCCGGCCCGTGAGAGCGCTGCCGAGTGCGTGCCCGCCATCTGGTCAGCCCTGATCGAGATCGAGGACGGCGAGCGCCGCCCGTCGACCTACACATCGGACCGGCTGACTGCGGAGATTTCGCGCGCCGAACAGCTCCGCACGTCCTGCAACTACCCAGCCATGGCTCGTCTGCTCCCCATCCTGCTGATCGAAGCCGCCGCCGTGGGCGGCACCGTGCTCGTTCAGGTCGCCTACCAGGCCGCCACCTGCCTGCGGAACCTCGGGTACCGCCACTTGGCCCTCAACGCTGCCCGGCTCTCGGGGACGGTTGCCGAGCACGCCGAGGATCCGGCATGGATCGCAGCCTCCCGATTCGCCTACGCGCAGAGCTTGCCGATCGAGTCCGCCACCGTGGCGGCCCGCGCTGCGGACCGGTCCCTGGCCGACCTTCAAGCCGACGCTGCCGACGAACGAGTCCGACAGATGCTCGGGCAACTCCACCTCTCCGCTGCGCTGACCTCGGCCGTGAGCGGCCGCTTGGATGTCACCCGCGATCACCTCGCCGAGGCGGCCCGCGAGGCGGCCACCCTCGGGGATCCGGTCGACGGCGCGGGCTTCAACGGCTGTGGGTTCGGACCAACCAATGTCGGGCTGTGGGAGATGTCCATCGCCGCCGAGCAGGGCGAGTCCGGCCGGGTCATCGAACTCTCCCGGAGGGTCCGACCGCAGGTCCTCGCAGCGTCGATCCGCCAGCAGTCCTACTGGCTCGACCTCGGTCGTGCCATGGCGGACGGCGGTCGTCGGGACGCCGAAGCTCTCGCCGCGTTCGTGCAGGCTGAGCGGGCAGCGCCCATCCCGTTCGCCATCA
- the treZ gene encoding malto-oligosyltrehalose trehalohydrolase, whose protein sequence is MTEFSVWAPDAARVRLRLTGDTDHEMRAAADGWWRVDVPDAGLDYSFLLNDDETPLPDPRSPWQPAGVHGPSRRYDHLAFQWTDSSWTGRQLPGSILYELHIGTFTPEGTFDAAIERLDHLVNLGVDLIELLPVNAFNGDHNWGYDGVCWYAPHEPYGGPDGLKRFVDAAHSRGLGVILDVVYNHFGPSGAYAPQFGPYLAEHSNTWGRSINLDGPHSDEVRRYIIDSVLMWLRDYHVDGLRLDAVHALHDSRAVPLLEELAVSVESLSTHLGRPLSLIAESDLNDPRLITPREAGGFGLHAQWNDDAHHALHTVLTGERQGYYGDFGSLETLSDVLTGGFFHAGTWSSFRNRHHGRPVDPRIPGHRFVAYLQNHDQIGNRATGDRISASLSPALLRVGAVLLLTAPFTPMLFMGEEWAASTPWQFFTSHPEPELATAVALGRRREFASHGWAEGDVPDPQDPETFVRSRLDWAELDKPEHASMLSFYQRLISLRRSSPDLSDPRLHAVSVQHGDQFLVMRRGDTLVVANFAGRGQGVSLPGVARRVLLATGEGVTVMRDRIELPAETAAIVAL, encoded by the coding sequence ATGACCGAATTCTCCGTCTGGGCACCCGACGCCGCCCGCGTACGGCTCCGCCTGACCGGTGACACCGACCACGAGATGCGCGCCGCCGCCGACGGCTGGTGGCGAGTCGACGTGCCTGACGCCGGCCTCGACTACTCCTTTCTGCTGAACGACGACGAAACCCCACTGCCCGACCCCCGCTCACCGTGGCAGCCTGCGGGAGTGCACGGGCCGAGCCGCCGCTACGACCACCTTGCGTTCCAGTGGACTGATTCGTCCTGGACGGGTCGGCAGCTGCCCGGCAGCATCCTCTACGAGCTGCACATCGGCACCTTCACCCCGGAAGGCACCTTCGACGCGGCCATCGAGCGCCTCGACCACCTGGTGAACCTCGGTGTCGACCTGATCGAACTGCTCCCGGTCAACGCCTTCAACGGCGACCACAACTGGGGGTACGACGGCGTCTGCTGGTACGCCCCCCACGAGCCCTACGGCGGCCCCGACGGCCTGAAACGGTTCGTCGACGCCGCCCACTCGCGCGGGTTGGGGGTGATCCTCGACGTCGTCTACAACCATTTCGGGCCCTCCGGGGCCTACGCGCCGCAGTTCGGGCCCTACCTCGCCGAGCACTCGAACACCTGGGGGCGTTCGATCAACCTGGACGGCCCGCACTCCGACGAGGTACGCCGCTACATCATCGACAGCGTGCTCATGTGGCTGCGTGACTACCACGTCGACGGGCTGCGGTTGGATGCGGTGCACGCGCTGCACGACTCGCGGGCTGTGCCTCTGCTGGAGGAGCTGGCGGTTTCCGTCGAGTCTCTGTCGACGCACCTGGGACGGCCGCTGTCATTGATCGCGGAGTCCGACCTCAACGATCCGCGGCTGATCACCCCTCGGGAGGCGGGTGGGTTCGGGCTGCACGCCCAGTGGAACGACGACGCGCACCACGCTCTGCACACGGTGCTGACGGGGGAGCGGCAGGGGTATTACGGAGACTTCGGCTCCCTGGAGACGCTGTCGGACGTGCTGACCGGTGGGTTCTTCCACGCGGGGACCTGGTCGAGCTTCCGGAACCGGCACCACGGGCGGCCTGTTGATCCTCGGATCCCTGGACACCGGTTCGTGGCCTATCTGCAAAACCACGACCAGATCGGGAACCGGGCTACCGGGGATCGGATCTCGGCTTCGCTGTCGCCTGCGCTGCTGCGGGTGGGGGCTGTGCTGCTGCTGACCGCGCCGTTCACTCCGATGCTGTTCATGGGGGAGGAGTGGGCTGCCTCTACGCCGTGGCAGTTCTTCACCTCGCATCCGGAGCCTGAGCTGGCTACGGCGGTGGCTCTCGGGCGGCGGCGGGAGTTCGCTTCGCACGGGTGGGCTGAGGGGGACGTGCCCGACCCGCAGGACCCGGAGACCTTCGTGCGGTCGCGGTTGGACTGGGCCGAGCTGGACAAGCCTGAGCATGCTTCGATGTTGTCGTTCTACCAGCGGTTGATCTCGCTGCGTCGGTCCTCTCCGGACCTGTCGGATCCTCGGCTGCACGCTGTTTCTGTGCAGCACGGGGACCAGTTTCTGGTGATGCGGCGGGGGGACACGTTGGTGGTGGCGAACTTTGCTGGGCGGGGGCAGGGGGTGTCGCTGCCTGGGGTGGCTCGGCGAGTGCTCCTGGCTACGGGGGAGGGGGTCACTGTGATGCGGGACCGGATCGAGCTGCCAGCGGAGACTGCGGCGATCGTGGCACTGTAA
- a CDS encoding helix-turn-helix domain-containing protein — MAKKPDTIGARIRYWRMRRGGMTQAVLAGLAGVTQSYVSQVESGRKTIDRRSTLVALAAALQVTVADLLGQGTESGDPARESAAECVPAIWSALIEIEDGERRPSTYTTERLAAEIAHADRLRNSCNYPAMARKLPGLLLEAAAVGGTTLAQVAYLASTCIRHLGYRHLALNAARVSVSAAEDVEDRAWLGASRFVYAQSLPIESARLAAASADRSLVELQGDASDIRVRQMLGQLHLMAALASTVDGRSDAARDHLAEAAREAESLGDPADGGGFNGCCFGPTNVGLWKMSIAAEQGESGKVIELSRTIRPQVLKASNRQLSYWLDIGRALADGGRRDAEALAAFVQAERAAPIPFAINPLARDAVVTLAQRAQRRAISDELRLLAGRIGINLVT, encoded by the coding sequence ATGGCGAAGAAGCCAGACACCATCGGTGCCAGGATCCGGTACTGGCGGATGCGCCGTGGCGGGATGACTCAGGCGGTCCTGGCTGGACTTGCTGGTGTCACCCAGTCGTACGTGTCGCAGGTCGAGTCGGGTCGGAAGACCATTGACCGGCGTTCCACTCTGGTTGCTCTCGCTGCCGCGCTCCAGGTCACGGTGGCTGACCTGCTCGGCCAAGGCACCGAATCCGGCGACCCGGCCCGTGAGAGCGCCGCCGAGTGCGTGCCGGCGATCTGGTCGGCCCTGATCGAGATCGAGGACGGTGAGCGCCGTCCGTCGACCTACACAACGGAACGGCTGGCCGCCGAGATCGCCCATGCAGATCGGCTCCGCAATTCGTGCAACTACCCGGCTATGGCCCGGAAGCTTCCGGGCCTGCTGCTCGAAGCCGCCGCCGTGGGCGGGACGACGCTCGCTCAGGTTGCCTACCTGGCCTCTACCTGCATTCGACACCTCGGCTACCGCCACCTGGCCCTCAATGCCGCTCGGGTTTCCGTGTCCGCTGCTGAGGACGTCGAAGATCGAGCGTGGCTCGGCGCATCTCGGTTCGTGTACGCGCAGAGCCTGCCGATCGAGTCCGCGCGCTTGGCGGCCGCATCCGCTGACCGATCACTAGTGGAGCTACAGGGAGATGCCTCCGACATCCGGGTGCGCCAGATGCTCGGCCAGCTCCACCTCATGGCTGCGCTGGCCTCGACCGTGGATGGACGTTCCGATGCGGCCCGGGATCATCTTGCGGAGGCCGCTCGCGAGGCCGAGAGCCTGGGAGATCCAGCCGACGGCGGCGGCTTCAACGGTTGCTGCTTCGGGCCGACCAACGTCGGACTTTGGAAGATGTCCATCGCGGCAGAGCAGGGCGAGTCCGGCAAGGTGATTGAGCTGTCCCGGACGATCCGACCGCAGGTACTCAAGGCATCGAATCGCCAACTGTCCTACTGGCTCGACATCGGACGAGCGCTGGCGGACGGTGGCCGTCGGGACGCCGAAGCTCTCGCCGCGTTCGTGCAGGCTGAGCGGGCAGCACCGATCCCGTTCGCCATCAACCCGCTCGCCCGCGATGCCGTGGTGACCCTGGCCCAGCGCGCCCAGCGCCGCGCCATCTCCGACGAGTTGCGCCTTCTCGCCGGCCGCATCGGCATCAACCTGGTCACATAG
- a CDS encoding NACHT domain-containing protein has product MAAAPLAQDEASLGTFDWKSSILTIVALPVAYFLLKRLRDFAKRNVTLVTDAAFWVGDRIVAESVATRMSLKRYCRIQLDKEHSRYLPVPGSRGVMLQTDLVYIPLQLESAERSRVANATDIWKSNVRRARIVGDPGSGKSSLAKQMFRQACRVLLTDARNPLPIFIDLRSLCPPDDKNETELADWTLEFLQKEIESVQGFDMGRLYRTSAEGKGRGLLVLLDGLDEVASERYTLVASCINFMSERLGELNHKSRIILTMRTQFHHQVKYMFDSTFPPTFYIQSFTPTEIYSFLNRWPFPAETDRSATVNRLFAELTDKPTLRDMCSNPLVLAMYVASDQSGELASSPDTRTRFYALVTEELLIARRSRQLGMAAKSALLQQRESLLGKLALENLLNKDQAANQISFARALHLTRLICGAETVETAADLLRQICTETGILTEERAGETLRFIHLTFCEFLAAKEAVEGRRDGLHEIIDAHQRFSTSIAAHIRTRLVEVIPFALGLAPRVQSEEVLSEIHRLDDASVSGRCFLETQAYDHPSWVDYVDSETKRLTLTHPDAWGDPWLRRLHLLSVVVADEGEWASLHNRTAAYPLQNLFSKLVRGHRERLDLIFSSYASFDPQAAFRLAGAYGIDFLKERPDIVVAHLADPPFFAAIMERIRRARPEDHDRLLMLLAEGALSSAYVAERLASEPADLVPGSIKPSAIPHKARWFTKVAHTYSIIDGGMLRLSLLTYALSLALKDLSPYAYSAFPRLSIIRLARPPASLFFARLLAVNSMARATTVCILMGLAIYLTFALELAMPWKAVALPVIGLSLLHFAQWPKMSARYYTAMLLQSDSIISSRTMSVRRNGWLAPGVLLSYLTMHRQTLATDRIVSLRHLRVTQRGDLSQAQFDDSPTELRTASSGVEGRTHRL; this is encoded by the coding sequence ATGGCCGCAGCGCCGCTGGCACAAGATGAGGCCTCATTGGGAACATTCGATTGGAAATCGTCAATACTAACAATAGTAGCCCTTCCAGTCGCCTACTTTTTGCTTAAACGTCTACGAGATTTCGCCAAACGAAACGTGACCCTCGTTACAGATGCAGCATTTTGGGTCGGTGATCGAATAGTCGCGGAATCTGTTGCCACTCGGATGAGTCTCAAACGATACTGCCGGATCCAGCTAGACAAAGAGCACAGTAGATACCTACCCGTGCCCGGTAGCCGTGGTGTCATGCTCCAAACTGATCTTGTGTACATACCGCTCCAGCTTGAAAGCGCGGAGCGTAGTCGCGTCGCAAACGCGACCGATATCTGGAAAAGCAATGTCAGGAGAGCAAGAATCGTTGGGGATCCCGGTTCAGGAAAGTCATCGTTGGCGAAACAGATGTTCCGGCAAGCGTGCCGCGTGCTTCTAACCGACGCCAGGAATCCCCTGCCCATCTTCATTGACCTTCGGTCACTCTGTCCACCAGACGACAAAAATGAGACTGAACTGGCCGACTGGACCCTTGAGTTTCTTCAGAAGGAGATTGAGTCCGTCCAAGGTTTCGACATGGGCCGACTTTACCGCACGTCTGCAGAGGGCAAAGGACGCGGCTTATTGGTCTTGCTGGATGGGCTTGATGAGGTTGCCAGCGAGCGCTACACCCTAGTCGCGAGTTGCATCAACTTCATGAGCGAAAGGCTCGGGGAGCTCAACCATAAAAGCCGAATAATATTGACAATGCGGACCCAATTTCACCATCAAGTTAAGTATATGTTCGACTCAACATTCCCTCCCACTTTTTATATTCAGTCCTTTACTCCAACCGAGATCTACTCATTTCTGAACCGCTGGCCCTTTCCCGCCGAGACAGATAGATCCGCGACGGTAAACCGGCTATTCGCAGAACTAACAGATAAGCCGACCCTGCGAGACATGTGCAGCAACCCCCTAGTCCTTGCCATGTACGTTGCCAGTGATCAAAGTGGTGAGTTAGCAAGCTCGCCCGACACTAGAACCCGATTTTATGCCTTGGTCACCGAAGAACTGCTGATCGCGCGCAGAAGCCGCCAACTAGGAATGGCAGCCAAAAGTGCCTTACTCCAGCAACGCGAGTCGCTCCTCGGGAAGCTTGCACTGGAAAACCTGCTCAATAAGGATCAGGCTGCCAATCAAATATCCTTCGCCCGCGCCTTGCATCTCACGCGTCTCATCTGTGGAGCGGAAACGGTTGAGACTGCAGCGGATCTTCTGCGTCAGATCTGCACCGAAACTGGAATTCTCACCGAAGAACGGGCGGGGGAAACTCTTCGATTTATCCACCTGACATTCTGCGAATTCCTCGCGGCCAAGGAGGCCGTAGAAGGACGCCGCGACGGCCTGCATGAAATAATCGACGCTCACCAACGCTTCTCAACATCGATAGCCGCCCACATCAGGACCAGGCTTGTGGAGGTTATTCCGTTTGCTTTGGGGCTGGCCCCGAGGGTGCAAAGCGAGGAGGTGCTGTCTGAGATTCACCGCTTAGACGATGCCTCTGTTTCAGGGCGCTGCTTCCTCGAGACGCAGGCTTACGACCATCCTTCGTGGGTCGACTACGTCGACAGTGAAACGAAGAGGCTTACACTTACTCATCCCGACGCGTGGGGTGATCCCTGGCTCCGCCGACTCCATTTATTAAGCGTTGTCGTCGCCGACGAGGGCGAATGGGCCAGCTTGCATAATCGAACCGCCGCTTATCCACTACAAAACCTATTCTCGAAGCTCGTCCGGGGCCACCGGGAAAGGTTAGATCTAATTTTCAGCTCGTACGCGTCATTCGATCCCCAAGCAGCCTTCCGGCTTGCCGGCGCCTACGGCATCGACTTTTTGAAGGAACGTCCAGATATAGTCGTCGCACATTTAGCAGATCCACCCTTCTTCGCGGCCATTATGGAGCGCATCCGAAGGGCTCGGCCGGAAGACCACGACCGCCTTCTCATGCTACTCGCAGAAGGCGCACTCAGCAGCGCTTACGTGGCGGAACGCCTAGCTTCCGAGCCCGCAGACTTGGTTCCAGGATCGATAAAGCCGAGCGCAATACCACACAAAGCGCGATGGTTTACCAAGGTAGCGCACACCTACAGCATTATAGACGGCGGAATGCTCCGACTTTCCCTCTTAACATACGCGCTCAGCCTGGCCCTAAAGGATCTCAGCCCATACGCTTATAGCGCGTTCCCTCGACTTTCGATCATTCGGTTAGCCAGACCGCCGGCTAGCCTATTCTTCGCCCGCCTTCTCGCAGTCAACTCGATGGCCAGAGCGACCACAGTTTGCATTTTGATGGGACTTGCAATTTATCTGACATTCGCTTTGGAACTCGCAATGCCCTGGAAAGCAGTGGCCCTGCCGGTGATCGGGCTATCCTTGTTACATTTCGCGCAATGGCCGAAAATGTCCGCTCGGTACTATACCGCAATGCTACTCCAGTCAGATTCAATAATTTCAAGCAGAACGATGAGCGTTCGCCGCAATGGCTGGCTAGCGCCAGGCGTCTTGCTGTCATATCTGACAATGCATCGCCAAACTCTTGCGACCGACCGAATCGTAAGCCTCCGCCATCTCCGGGTTACCCAACGCGGTGACCTCAGTCAAGCTCAGTTTGATGATTCGCCAACCGAGCTCAGGACGGCGAGTAGCGGCGTCGAGGGGCGTACTCATCGACTTTGA